A window of the Agrococcus jejuensis genome harbors these coding sequences:
- the valS gene encoding valine--tRNA ligase, which yields MSAMPEKPALEGLETKWDAHWEQEGTYRFDRTGQSRDTIYSIDTPPPTASGSLHVGHVFSYSHTDVIARFQRMRGRTVFYPMGWDDNGLPTERRVQNYYGVRVDPTLPYDADFTPPFDGDAPAKAQQQPVSRQNFIELCERLTEEDERKFEELWRTLGLSVDWSQTYRTISNHARATSQRAFLRNLERGEAYQSDAPTLWDVTFRSAVAQAELEDREQPGTFHTLLFTSGDGDLRIDTTRPELLPACVAVVAHPDDARYQHLFGTTVRTPVFDVEVPFLAHHLAQPDKGTGVAMVCTFGDMTDVIWWRELDLPARPVIGFDGRFLPDAPAAIASAAGTALYAELAGKTVFSAKEALVAALTAAERTVGEPRRITHPVKFYEKGDKPLEIVTTRQWYVRNGGRDAELRERLLELGRGIEWHPDHMRVRYENWVQGLAGDWLISRQRYFGVPIPVWYRVGEDGETLFDDVLLPNPSQLPVDPSTDVPDGFEADQRGVAGGFVGEVDIMDTWATSSLTPQLAGGWGGVDDELWDLVAPFDLRPQGQDIIRTWLFSTALRALFEGGKAPWRHAAISGWILDPDRKKMSKSKGNVVTPLGMLEEHGADGVRYWALSSRLGVDATLDPQNPKMIKIGRRLAMKVLNAARFVYQMEGEPGEIANPIDIDMLAELGQVIDQATAALERYDHARALELTETFFWTFCDDYLEVVKQRAYQGDEIGRASAIGALRAAIDVLLRLLAPVLPFATEEVWSWTHEGSIHVAAWPTRSDLPTSAGPTGLLPAVSEALIGIRRAKSDAKASQRTPVTHAVLAAPSTQLGLLEQAARDLADVGRIERLELVAGDALEVRSIELAPEGEQQA from the coding sequence ATGAGCGCCATGCCGGAGAAGCCCGCCCTCGAGGGACTCGAGACGAAGTGGGACGCCCACTGGGAGCAGGAGGGCACGTACCGGTTCGACCGCACGGGCCAGAGCCGCGACACGATCTACTCGATCGACACGCCGCCGCCCACCGCCTCCGGATCGCTCCACGTCGGGCACGTCTTCTCGTACTCGCACACCGACGTCATCGCGCGCTTCCAGCGCATGCGCGGCCGCACGGTCTTCTACCCGATGGGCTGGGACGACAACGGCCTGCCGACCGAGCGCCGCGTCCAGAACTACTACGGCGTGCGCGTCGACCCGACGCTGCCCTACGACGCCGACTTCACGCCGCCGTTCGACGGCGACGCCCCGGCCAAGGCCCAGCAGCAGCCCGTCTCGCGCCAGAACTTCATCGAGCTCTGCGAGCGCCTCACCGAGGAGGACGAGCGCAAGTTCGAGGAGCTCTGGCGCACGCTCGGCCTCTCGGTCGACTGGTCGCAGACGTACCGCACGATCTCGAACCACGCACGGGCCACGAGCCAGCGCGCCTTCCTGCGCAACCTCGAGCGCGGCGAGGCGTACCAGTCCGACGCGCCGACGCTGTGGGACGTGACGTTCCGCTCGGCCGTCGCGCAGGCCGAGCTCGAGGACCGCGAGCAGCCCGGCACGTTCCACACGCTGCTCTTCACGAGCGGCGACGGCGACCTGCGCATCGACACGACGCGCCCCGAGCTGCTGCCGGCGTGCGTGGCCGTCGTGGCGCACCCCGACGACGCCCGCTACCAGCACCTCTTCGGCACGACGGTGCGCACGCCCGTCTTCGACGTCGAGGTGCCGTTCCTGGCGCACCACCTCGCCCAGCCCGACAAGGGCACCGGCGTGGCGATGGTCTGCACGTTCGGCGACATGACCGACGTGATCTGGTGGCGCGAGCTCGACCTGCCCGCTCGCCCGGTCATCGGCTTCGACGGTCGCTTCCTGCCGGACGCGCCTGCCGCCATCGCCTCGGCAGCGGGCACGGCCCTCTACGCCGAGCTCGCCGGCAAGACGGTGTTCAGCGCCAAGGAGGCCCTCGTGGCCGCGCTCACGGCCGCCGAGCGCACCGTCGGCGAGCCGCGCCGCATCACGCATCCCGTGAAGTTCTACGAGAAGGGCGACAAGCCGCTCGAGATCGTCACGACGCGCCAGTGGTACGTGCGCAACGGCGGCCGTGACGCAGAGCTGCGCGAGCGCCTGCTCGAGCTCGGCCGCGGCATCGAGTGGCACCCCGACCACATGCGCGTGCGCTACGAGAACTGGGTGCAGGGCCTCGCGGGCGACTGGCTCATCTCGCGCCAGCGCTACTTCGGCGTGCCCATCCCCGTCTGGTACCGCGTGGGCGAGGACGGCGAGACCCTCTTCGACGACGTGCTGCTGCCGAACCCGTCGCAGCTGCCGGTCGACCCGTCGACCGACGTGCCCGACGGCTTCGAGGCCGACCAGCGCGGCGTGGCCGGCGGCTTCGTCGGCGAGGTCGACATCATGGACACGTGGGCGACGTCGTCGCTCACCCCGCAGCTCGCAGGCGGCTGGGGCGGCGTCGACGACGAGCTCTGGGACCTCGTGGCGCCGTTCGACCTGCGCCCGCAGGGCCAGGACATCATCCGCACCTGGCTGTTCTCGACGGCGCTGCGCGCGCTCTTCGAGGGCGGCAAGGCTCCGTGGCGCCACGCGGCGATCTCGGGCTGGATCCTCGACCCCGACCGCAAGAAGATGTCGAAGTCGAAGGGCAACGTCGTCACGCCGCTCGGCATGCTCGAGGAGCACGGCGCCGACGGCGTGCGCTACTGGGCGCTCTCGTCGCGCCTCGGCGTCGACGCGACGCTCGACCCGCAGAACCCGAAGATGATCAAGATCGGTCGTCGCCTGGCGATGAAGGTGCTCAACGCGGCGCGCTTCGTGTACCAGATGGAGGGCGAGCCCGGCGAGATCGCGAACCCGATCGACATCGACATGCTCGCGGAGCTCGGCCAGGTCATCGACCAGGCCACCGCGGCCCTCGAGCGCTACGACCACGCGCGTGCGCTGGAGCTCACCGAGACGTTCTTCTGGACGTTCTGCGACGACTACCTCGAGGTCGTGAAGCAGCGCGCGTACCAGGGCGACGAGATCGGCCGTGCGTCGGCCATCGGCGCGCTGCGCGCCGCGATCGACGTGCTGCTGCGCCTCCTCGCGCCGGTGCTGCCGTTCGCGACCGAGGAGGTGTGGTCGTGGACGCACGAGGGCTCGATCCACGTCGCCGCCTGGCCGACGCGCAGCGACCTGCCCACGAGCGCCGGCCCCACGGGCCTGCTGCCCGCGGTGTCGGAGGCGCTCATCGGCATCCGCCGTGCGAAGTCGGATGCGAAGGCCAGCCAGCGCACGCCCGTGACGCACGCGGTGCTCGCGGCGCCGTCGACGCAGCTCGGCCTGCTCGAGCAGGCGGCGCGCGACCTCGCCGACGTGGGCCGCATCGAGCGGCTCGAGCTCGTCGCGGGCGACGCCCTCGAGGTGCGTTCGATCGAGCTCGCGCCCGAAGGCGAGCAGCAGGCGTGA
- a CDS encoding DUF6157 family protein: MTTNYAGAFIEVAPDSTAAGPEVPPARATPSVAELQHALLAEHPYRYTSDELLFEVHAIRSSIADADRDAARAAFLAKDQACLRASPLSKRYGWGTHHDSDGRVALVGVGTAEYAALAADPTLEHRQAMRSSRACPGSTRRATPRVTPGRGA; encoded by the coding sequence ATGACGACGAACTACGCAGGCGCCTTCATCGAGGTCGCGCCCGACTCGACCGCCGCAGGCCCAGAGGTGCCGCCGGCACGCGCGACCCCGAGCGTCGCCGAGCTGCAGCACGCGCTGCTCGCCGAGCATCCGTACCGGTACACGTCCGACGAGCTGCTCTTCGAGGTCCACGCCATCCGCTCGAGCATTGCGGACGCCGACCGCGACGCCGCGCGCGCGGCGTTCCTCGCGAAGGACCAGGCGTGCCTGCGCGCGTCGCCGCTGAGCAAGCGCTACGGCTGGGGCACGCACCACGACTCCGACGGTCGCGTCGCCCTCGTCGGCGTCGGCACCGCGGAGTACGCGGCGCTCGCCGCCGACCCGACGCTCGAGCACCGCCAGGCGATGCGGTCGTCGCGCGCCTGTCCGGGGTCGACCAGGCGCGCGACGCCGCGGGTCACTCCAGGCCGCGGCGCGTGA
- a CDS encoding helix-turn-helix transcriptional regulator, with product MAEPIDPEERSGVLEPANLARFAATWHAPHPGLANVVETYWHVAWSLGDEVVEQRIIEAPAVTVSVEHGDVPWPLVRTTPGPRAWTRTIRGAGEVLGIRLRPAGLAVVSDVPIGAPGTTAVDAEADARLHAILATVAAADSLDGRLRAADAALLAATADRVPTREGLTANAAVAAMSHAVRARSSGVLAGSSDRAVQRALASTVGMGPKAVARRIRLQEAARLLALPDATPADVASALGYADQAHLTNDLRTVAGVTPAAYVRSLRALAG from the coding sequence ATGGCCGAGCCCATCGATCCCGAGGAGCGGTCGGGCGTGCTCGAGCCCGCGAACCTTGCCCGGTTCGCCGCGACCTGGCACGCGCCGCATCCCGGACTCGCGAACGTCGTCGAGACGTACTGGCACGTCGCGTGGTCGCTCGGCGACGAGGTCGTCGAGCAGCGGATCATCGAGGCGCCGGCCGTGACCGTGTCCGTCGAGCACGGCGACGTGCCGTGGCCGCTCGTGCGCACGACGCCGGGGCCGCGAGCGTGGACGCGCACGATCCGCGGCGCCGGCGAGGTGCTGGGCATCCGCCTGCGGCCCGCGGGGCTCGCGGTCGTCTCCGACGTGCCGATCGGCGCCCCGGGCACGACCGCCGTCGACGCGGAGGCCGACGCCCGACTGCACGCGATCCTCGCGACCGTCGCCGCGGCGGACTCGCTCGACGGGCGCCTCCGCGCCGCCGATGCGGCGCTGCTCGCCGCGACTGCCGACCGTGTGCCGACGCGCGAGGGCCTGACGGCGAACGCCGCCGTCGCCGCGATGTCCCATGCGGTGCGCGCACGCTCGTCGGGCGTGCTCGCCGGCAGCAGCGATCGCGCGGTGCAGCGTGCCCTCGCATCGACGGTCGGCATGGGACCGAAGGCCGTCGCTCGCCGCATCCGCCTGCAGGAGGCCGCGCGGCTGCTCGCGCTCCCCGACGCGACGCCTGCCGACGTCGCGTCGGCGCTCGGCTACGCCGACCAGGCGCACCTCACGAATGACCTGCGCACCGTCGCGGGCGTGACGCCCGCCGCCTACGTGCGGTCGCTGCGGGCGCTCGCCGGTTGA
- a CDS encoding methyltransferase domain-containing protein: protein MSDVVYSHGHHESVTRAHAARTVENSAAYLVPYLERGQRILDVGCGPGSITIDLARRVGDGEVVGIDASAQVVEQARALAEASGVTNVRFEVGDAYAVDAADGSFDVVHAHQVLQHLGEPVAALAEWRRASRGIVAARDVVYSATAIHPFSEGLREWRRIIVALQDANGGEADAGSHLKAWARAAGFTDIATDVETWCFESDQARTWWGHQWAERAIASSFATGTDEHGLATPADREAIAEAWTAWAADPDGWMSMIHGWIVARA, encoded by the coding sequence GTGAGCGACGTCGTCTACTCCCACGGCCACCACGAGTCCGTCACGCGCGCGCACGCCGCGCGCACGGTCGAGAACTCGGCCGCGTACCTCGTGCCGTACCTCGAGCGCGGCCAGCGCATCCTCGACGTGGGCTGCGGGCCTGGCTCGATCACGATCGACCTCGCGCGCCGCGTCGGCGACGGCGAGGTCGTGGGCATCGACGCGAGCGCGCAGGTCGTCGAGCAGGCGCGGGCGCTCGCCGAGGCGTCGGGCGTCACGAACGTGCGCTTCGAGGTCGGCGACGCGTACGCGGTCGACGCGGCCGACGGGTCGTTCGACGTCGTGCACGCCCACCAGGTGCTGCAGCACCTCGGCGAGCCCGTCGCGGCGCTCGCCGAGTGGCGGCGCGCATCGCGCGGCATCGTCGCGGCGCGCGACGTCGTCTACTCGGCGACGGCGATCCACCCCTTCAGCGAGGGGCTGCGCGAGTGGCGCCGCATCATCGTTGCGCTGCAGGATGCGAACGGCGGCGAGGCCGACGCGGGCTCGCACCTCAAGGCATGGGCGCGAGCCGCGGGCTTCACGGACATCGCGACCGACGTCGAGACCTGGTGCTTCGAGTCCGACCAGGCGCGCACGTGGTGGGGCCACCAGTGGGCCGAGCGGGCGATCGCGTCGAGCTTCGCGACCGGCACCGATGAGCACGGGCTCGCGACGCCCGCGGACCGCGAGGCGATCGCGGAGGCGTGGACCGCGTGGGCGGCCGATCCCGACGGCTGGATGTCGATGATCCACGGCTGGATCGTCGCGCGCGCCTGA
- a CDS encoding aminotransferase class IV, with the protein MSAPLLALLDGSIVDVATPIIRADDLGVVRGDGVFDATLVRHGELRDTDAHLDRLARSAEILALPAPDRDGYRRAIAALVEAWDWDAAPEAVARLVLTRGPEGGGHPPTAYVLLQALSEAVIAERTTGVRVLLLDRGFDGEVVAAMPWLLPGAKSLSYSINMAAKRYAHEHGADDVLFVAPSGRLLEGPTSTLVLDVDGELLTPEQDGILASITLEQLERDAPAHGLTVRHAPLTRDDLARARGGWLISSGRLASAITSIDGVAYPASPLHDALFTVLEVRAS; encoded by the coding sequence ATGAGCGCTCCCCTGCTCGCGCTGCTCGACGGCTCGATCGTCGACGTCGCGACCCCCATCATCCGAGCCGACGACCTGGGCGTCGTGCGCGGCGACGGCGTCTTCGACGCCACGCTCGTGCGCCACGGCGAGCTGCGCGACACCGACGCGCACCTCGACCGCCTCGCGCGGTCGGCCGAGATCCTCGCGCTGCCCGCTCCCGACCGCGACGGCTACCGGCGTGCGATCGCCGCGCTCGTCGAGGCGTGGGATTGGGATGCGGCGCCCGAGGCCGTCGCGAGGCTCGTGCTGACGCGCGGCCCGGAGGGCGGCGGGCACCCGCCGACGGCGTACGTGCTGCTGCAGGCCCTCTCGGAGGCGGTGATCGCGGAGCGCACGACGGGCGTGCGCGTGCTGCTGCTCGACCGCGGCTTCGACGGCGAGGTCGTCGCGGCGATGCCGTGGCTGCTGCCCGGCGCGAAGAGCCTGTCGTACTCGATCAACATGGCGGCGAAGCGGTACGCGCACGAGCACGGCGCCGACGACGTGCTGTTCGTCGCGCCGTCCGGGCGCCTGCTCGAGGGACCGACGTCGACGCTCGTGCTCGACGTCGACGGCGAGCTGCTCACGCCAGAGCAGGACGGCATCCTCGCGTCGATCACGCTCGAGCAGCTCGAGCGCGACGCGCCCGCCCACGGGCTCACGGTGCGGCACGCGCCGCTCACGCGCGACGACCTCGCACGAGCGCGCGGCGGCTGGCTCATCTCGTCGGGCAGGCTCGCGTCGGCCATCACGTCGATCGACGGCGTCGCCTACCCGGCGTCGCCGCTGCACGACGCGCTGTTCACGGTGCTCGAGGTGCGCGCGTCCTGA
- a CDS encoding ArsR/SmtB family transcription factor, with protein sequence MPVADDGRRASVDLPSLKALAHPLRVALLHALTTHGAQTASALGARLGESSGSTSYHLRQLERAGFVREVEGRGTARERWWERAVGDVDVWTPELAAMQEGRAAAAAVLGAWSAEGTRLLQEFIDHGEDDFAPEVNDAARVATLHGHLAVDELRALTRDVEALIAERLAASRTHEGDEDALRVLVQLHAFPVADRAPAASPARDAPTRGAP encoded by the coding sequence ATGCCCGTCGCCGACGATGGTCGGCGCGCATCCGTCGACCTGCCCTCGCTCAAGGCCCTCGCGCACCCGCTGAGGGTCGCGCTGCTGCACGCGCTCACGACGCACGGGGCCCAGACCGCCTCCGCGCTCGGCGCCAGGCTGGGGGAGTCGAGCGGCTCGACGAGCTACCACCTGCGCCAGCTCGAGCGCGCCGGCTTCGTGCGCGAGGTCGAGGGTCGCGGCACGGCGCGCGAGCGTTGGTGGGAGCGCGCCGTCGGCGACGTCGACGTGTGGACGCCCGAGCTCGCCGCGATGCAGGAGGGCCGTGCCGCCGCCGCGGCCGTGCTCGGTGCCTGGAGCGCCGAGGGTACGCGCCTGCTGCAGGAGTTCATCGACCACGGCGAGGACGACTTCGCCCCCGAGGTCAACGACGCCGCGCGCGTCGCCACGCTGCACGGCCACCTCGCCGTCGACGAGCTGCGCGCACTGACTCGCGACGTGGAGGCGCTCATCGCCGAGCGCCTCGCCGCGTCGCGCACGCACGAGGGCGACGAGGACGCGTTGCGCGTGCTCGTGCAGCTCCACGCCTTCCCGGTGGCCGACCGGGCGCCAGCCGCGTCTCCTGCCAGGGACGCACCTACGAGAGGAGCTCCATGA
- a CDS encoding TetR/AcrR family transcriptional regulator encodes MAAGVRGRPRSSSVADLEEAAVELFLEQGYESTSIDDIARRAGISRSAFFGYVGAKSDLLWHDVDQVVVRVRLVDGMQRAAVVESIAVALEPWADRVPWMLRETAIMGTDAVLRQSAFERLEPLVARVERALRGSEGRAALPAAAGLVAAIATGIVEWSHDGRSRGSAADAARRAARCMDG; translated from the coding sequence ATGGCAGCAGGCGTCCGCGGCAGACCGCGCTCCTCGTCGGTCGCGGACCTCGAGGAGGCCGCGGTCGAGCTCTTCCTCGAGCAGGGCTACGAGTCGACGTCGATCGACGACATCGCCCGCCGCGCCGGCATCTCGCGCAGCGCGTTCTTCGGCTACGTGGGCGCGAAGTCCGACCTGCTGTGGCACGACGTCGACCAGGTGGTCGTGCGCGTGCGCCTCGTCGACGGCATGCAGCGCGCCGCGGTCGTGGAGTCGATCGCGGTCGCGCTCGAGCCGTGGGCCGATCGTGTGCCGTGGATGCTGCGCGAGACGGCGATCATGGGCACGGATGCCGTGCTGCGGCAGTCGGCGTTCGAGCGCCTCGAGCCGCTCGTCGCCCGCGTCGAGCGGGCGCTGCGCGGCAGCGAGGGGCGGGCGGCGCTGCCCGCTGCGGCCGGTCTCGTCGCGGCCATCGCGACGGGCATCGTCGAGTGGAGCCACGACGGCCGCTCGCGAGGCTCGGCGGCCGACGCCGCGAGACGTGCCGCTCGCTGCATGGACGGCTGA
- a CDS encoding maleylpyruvate isomerase family mycothiol-dependent enzyme — protein MTLETTDLRIHLAREVRTMVALARRAVDEGAWSAPVPSCPGWTLRDLVAHVGEIERWVLHALAHGDGDAPAPRVPDDAGLAAWLADSAQALLEALAVDAATHAWTIAPPRTVGFWIRRQAHEHAIHAWDAAAALGDVPALDAELAADGIDEIVGTMWPRQLRLGRVEEPTAGLALVADGGGAWLLGSEAAATLEGEPAALALALWHRIPADDDRLRWSGDVAAGRAVLALPLAP, from the coding sequence ATGACCCTCGAGACGACCGACCTGCGCATCCACCTCGCCCGCGAGGTGCGGACGATGGTCGCACTCGCCCGCCGCGCCGTCGACGAGGGCGCGTGGTCCGCGCCCGTGCCGTCGTGCCCCGGCTGGACGCTGCGCGACCTCGTCGCGCACGTCGGCGAGATCGAGCGTTGGGTGCTGCACGCGCTCGCGCACGGCGACGGCGACGCGCCCGCGCCGCGCGTGCCCGACGACGCCGGGCTCGCCGCCTGGCTCGCCGACTCGGCGCAGGCGCTGCTCGAGGCCCTCGCCGTCGACGCGGCGACGCACGCGTGGACCATCGCGCCGCCCCGCACCGTCGGGTTCTGGATCCGCAGGCAGGCGCACGAGCACGCGATCCACGCGTGGGATGCCGCGGCGGCGCTCGGCGACGTGCCTGCGCTCGACGCGGAGCTCGCCGCCGACGGCATCGACGAGATCGTCGGCACCATGTGGCCGAGGCAGCTGCGGCTCGGCCGCGTCGAGGAGCCGACCGCGGGTCTCGCGCTCGTCGCCGACGGCGGTGGCGCGTGGCTGCTCGGCAGCGAGGCGGCCGCGACGCTCGAGGGCGAGCCCGCGGCGCTCGCGCTCGCGCTGTGGCACCGCATCCCCGCCGACGACGATCGGCTGCGCTGGTCGGGCGACGTCGCCGCCGGTCGCGCGGTGCTGGCGCTGCCGCTCGCACCCTGA
- a CDS encoding M3 family metallopeptidase encodes MQNPFFEPSSLPYQLPPFADVRDEHYRPAFDAGFAQQLEEIAAITAQPGTPTFDDTIAPLEASGAILGRVGHVFFALSSSDTTPFLDELEAEIAPRWAAHSDAIELDPALYARIAHLHEHPDASWTPEQSWVVEQWHLRMTLAGAALDEASTTRLKALNQRLATLTTTFDQQLQADTNDLAVVVDTAEELDGLSAGDIASAAQAAADRGLDDKHLITLPLFSGHPWLSQLTNRALRQRVMEASLARGTRGNAHDNRAVILEIVALRAERAALLGFPTHAHVVTADATAKTPEAVDAMLSRLAPAAARNAQAEAADLQALVDEAGEDYALASWDWAFWTERLRTARYDVDTQALKPYFPAERVLQDGVFAAATQIYGVTFAERDDLHGYHPDVRVFEVHDADGSEVGLYLLDLYTRDSKRGGAWMNPLISQNRLLDQPTVVMNNLNVPKPPAGSPTLLTFDETNTLFHEFGHALHGLFAIVGYPSVAGTNVPRDFVEFPSQVNEMWMLWPGIVEQYARHVETGEPIPADVLERIRATETFDQGHATSEYLAAALLDQAWHTLAPGESVDDVAAFERAALERVGLLLDTVPTRYSSGYFQHVFSGGYSAAYYSYIWSEVLDADTVQWFQEHGATRESGQRFRERLLGVGGSKDPLEAYRDFRGRDADLAPLLTRRGLE; translated from the coding sequence ATGCAGAACCCGTTCTTCGAGCCGTCCTCCCTGCCCTACCAGCTGCCGCCGTTCGCCGACGTGCGCGATGAGCACTACCGCCCCGCGTTCGACGCGGGCTTCGCGCAGCAGCTCGAGGAGATCGCCGCCATCACGGCGCAGCCGGGCACGCCGACGTTCGACGACACGATCGCGCCGCTCGAGGCATCCGGCGCCATCCTCGGCCGCGTCGGCCACGTGTTCTTCGCCTTGTCGTCGTCGGACACGACGCCGTTCCTCGACGAGCTCGAGGCCGAGATCGCGCCGCGCTGGGCGGCGCACTCGGACGCCATCGAGCTCGATCCGGCGCTCTACGCGCGCATCGCCCACCTGCACGAGCACCCGGACGCGTCGTGGACGCCCGAGCAGTCGTGGGTCGTCGAGCAGTGGCACCTGCGCATGACGCTCGCGGGCGCGGCGCTCGACGAGGCGAGCACGACCCGCCTCAAGGCGCTCAACCAGCGCCTCGCCACGCTCACGACGACGTTCGACCAGCAGCTGCAGGCCGACACGAACGACCTCGCCGTCGTCGTCGACACCGCCGAGGAGCTCGACGGCCTCTCGGCAGGCGACATCGCCTCGGCCGCGCAGGCTGCGGCCGACCGCGGGCTCGACGACAAGCACCTCATCACGCTGCCGCTCTTCTCTGGTCACCCGTGGCTCTCGCAGCTCACGAACCGTGCCCTGCGCCAGCGGGTCATGGAGGCGTCGCTCGCGCGCGGCACGCGCGGCAACGCGCACGACAACCGCGCAGTCATCCTCGAGATCGTGGCGCTGCGTGCCGAGCGCGCCGCGCTGCTGGGCTTCCCGACGCACGCGCACGTCGTGACGGCGGATGCGACGGCGAAGACGCCCGAGGCGGTCGACGCCATGCTGTCGCGACTCGCACCGGCTGCCGCGCGCAACGCGCAGGCCGAGGCCGCCGACCTGCAGGCGCTCGTCGACGAGGCGGGCGAGGACTACGCGCTCGCGTCGTGGGACTGGGCGTTCTGGACCGAGCGGCTGCGTACGGCCCGCTACGACGTCGACACGCAGGCGCTCAAGCCGTACTTCCCCGCCGAGCGCGTGCTGCAGGACGGCGTCTTCGCCGCCGCGACGCAGATCTACGGCGTGACGTTCGCCGAGCGCGACGACCTGCACGGCTACCACCCCGACGTGCGCGTCTTCGAGGTGCACGACGCCGACGGCAGCGAGGTCGGCCTGTACCTGCTCGACCTCTACACGCGCGACTCGAAGCGCGGCGGCGCCTGGATGAATCCGCTCATCTCGCAGAACCGCCTGCTCGACCAGCCGACCGTCGTCATGAACAACCTCAACGTGCCGAAGCCGCCCGCCGGCTCCCCCACGCTGCTGACGTTCGACGAGACGAACACGCTCTTCCACGAGTTCGGCCACGCGCTGCACGGCCTCTTCGCCATCGTCGGCTACCCGAGCGTCGCCGGCACGAACGTGCCGCGCGACTTCGTCGAGTTCCCGAGCCAGGTGAACGAGATGTGGATGCTGTGGCCCGGCATCGTCGAGCAGTACGCGCGCCACGTCGAGACCGGCGAGCCCATCCCCGCCGACGTGCTCGAGCGCATCCGCGCGACGGAGACGTTCGACCAGGGGCACGCGACGAGCGAGTACCTCGCGGCGGCGCTGCTCGACCAGGCGTGGCACACGCTCGCGCCCGGCGAGTCCGTCGACGACGTCGCGGCGTTCGAGCGTGCGGCGCTCGAGCGCGTCGGGCTGCTGCTCGACACCGTGCCGACGCGCTACTCGTCCGGCTACTTCCAGCACGTGTTCTCGGGTGGCTACTCCGCCGCCTACTACTCGTACATCTGGTCGGAGGTGCTCGACGCCGACACCGTGCAGTGGTTCCAGGAGCACGGCGCGACGCGCGAGTCCGGCCAGCGCTTCCGCGAGCGGCTGCTGGGCGTCGGCGGCTCGAAGGACCCGCTGGAGGCGTACCGCGACTTCCGCGGACGCGACGCCGACCTCGCTCCCCTCCTCACGCGCCGCGGCCTGGAGTGA
- a CDS encoding MFS transporter, producing MSSTSRTSSPRRVAAAATIGTALESYDFYVYSYFAAFFAGPFFFSALGAAGAQLAAFATIGIAFVVRPIGAVIFGHLGDRLGRRRTLILTVTLMGVATGLVGLLPTGTEWAAMSAVVLVLLRVVQGLSLGGEWGGAILLATEHADARRRPFFASLPQLGSPIGSVAAGGFMLALFFGLGPEAVSAWGWRIPFLVAIPLIAVSLYLRASVDETPVFKALEQRGERQRVPALAAIASQPAAFVVAILTALLGIGSYSLMNTYTMDYGAESLGFDPMQLLLAATIGGLLQFVTVPAFGWLATRIGSPTVVAIGAIGTLLIAFPMYWLLSSATFGFLVTMMLVGGVLPTASWAALGGTMSELFRGRHAYSALSMAYAIAAVISGFIPLVTDALGDATANAWWHPGIVLAVLSVATLVGSLAARSMRKLGDEEADAAQAAPAREPATV from the coding sequence GTGAGCAGCACCTCGCGCACCTCGAGCCCCCGCCGCGTCGCCGCGGCCGCCACGATCGGCACCGCGCTCGAGTCGTACGACTTCTACGTCTACTCGTACTTCGCCGCGTTCTTCGCGGGCCCCTTCTTCTTCTCCGCGCTCGGCGCCGCCGGGGCGCAGCTCGCCGCGTTCGCGACGATCGGCATCGCCTTCGTCGTGCGCCCCATCGGCGCCGTGATCTTCGGCCACCTGGGCGACCGCCTCGGCCGCCGTCGCACGCTCATCCTCACCGTCACGCTCATGGGCGTCGCGACCGGCCTCGTCGGCCTGCTGCCCACCGGCACCGAGTGGGCCGCGATGAGCGCCGTCGTGCTCGTGCTGCTGCGCGTCGTGCAGGGCCTCTCGCTCGGCGGCGAGTGGGGCGGCGCGATCCTGCTCGCGACCGAGCACGCCGACGCCCGCCGTCGCCCGTTCTTCGCGTCGCTGCCGCAGCTCGGCTCCCCCATCGGCTCCGTCGCCGCCGGCGGGTTCATGCTCGCGCTGTTCTTCGGCCTCGGCCCCGAGGCCGTCTCGGCGTGGGGCTGGCGCATCCCGTTCCTCGTCGCGATCCCGCTCATCGCCGTCTCGCTGTACCTGCGCGCGTCGGTCGACGAGACGCCCGTCTTCAAGGCGCTCGAGCAGCGCGGCGAGCGCCAGCGCGTGCCCGCGCTCGCCGCGATCGCGAGCCAGCCCGCTGCGTTCGTCGTCGCGATCCTCACGGCGCTGCTGGGCATCGGCTCGTACTCGCTGATGAACACGTACACGATGGACTACGGCGCCGAGTCGCTCGGCTTCGACCCCATGCAGCTGCTGCTCGCCGCGACGATCGGCGGCCTGCTCCAGTTCGTGACGGTGCCGGCCTTCGGCTGGCTCGCGACCCGCATCGGCTCGCCGACCGTCGTCGCGATCGGTGCGATCGGCACGCTGCTCATCGCCTTCCCCATGTACTGGCTGCTCTCGAGCGCGACGTTCGGGTTCCTCGTGACGATGATGCTCGTCGGCGGCGTGCTGCCCACGGCGTCGTGGGCGGCGCTCGGCGGCACGATGAGCGAGCTGTTCCGCGGTCGCCACGCATACTCGGCGCTGTCGATGGCGTACGCGATCGCCGCCGTGATCTCGGGCTTCATCCCGCTCGTGACCGACGCGCTCGGCGACGCGACGGCGAACGCGTGGTGGCACCCGGGCATCGTGCTCGCCGTGCTGTCGGTCGCGACGCTCGTCGGCTCGCTCGCTGCGCGCTCGATGCGCAAGCTCGGCGACGAGGAGGCGGATGCGGCGCAGGCCGCGCCCGCGCGGGAGCCCGCGACCGTCTGA